The DNA segment ctaccaatttttgtcaactaccattctagctgtcattgcaatcaatcttatattgtttctgctgtattgtgcctaccaatttgttgtcaactaccattttaagctgtcattgcaatcaatcatagctacctatgtgctttaatatactgtacctataattttctctcatctttttttttttttttttcattccatgtaatctgttatcatttttttgtctataaattttgcaagtatttacctccttaaaattttcttagattaaggacctgcccgaaacgctgcgcgtgctagtggctttacaagactgtaattaccataattgtatcctcacattccttatgtacattcttgtatatgcataaataaataaataaataaataaatatatatatatatatatataatatatatatatataatatatatatatatataatatatatatatatataatatatatatatatataatatatatatatatataatatatatatataatatatatatatatatatatatatatataatatatatatatatataatatatatatatatataatatatatatatatataatatatatatatatataatatatatatatatataatatatatatatatatataatatatatatatatatataatatatatatatatatatatatatatatatatatatgtatatatatatatatatatatgtatatatatatatataatatatatatatatataatatataatatatatatatatatatatatatatatatatatatatatatatgtatatatatatatatgtatatatatatatatatgtatatatatatatatatatatatatatatatatatatataatatataatatatatatatatatataatatataatatatatatatatatataatatatatatataatatatatatataatatatatatataatatatatatataatatatatatataatatatatatataatatatatatataatatatatatataatatatatatataatatatatatatatatatatatatatatatatatatatatatatatatatatatatatatatatatatatatatatatatatatatatatatatatatatatatatatatgtcgtacctagtagccagaacgcacttctcagcctaatatgcaaggcccgatttgcctaataagccaagttttcatgaattaattgcttttcgactacctaacctaactttattggctacctaactttacctaacctataaagataggttaggttaggttaggtagggttggttaggttcggtcatatatctacattaattttaactccaataaaaacaaattgacctcaaacataatgaaatgggtagctttatcatttcataagaaaaaaatttgagaaaatatattaattcaggaaaacttggcttattaggcaaatcgggccttgcatagtaggctgagaattgcattctggctactaggtacgacatatatatatataatatatatatatatatatatatatatatatatatatatatatatatatatatatatatatatatatatatatatatatataatatatatgtatataatgtatggGTGGTGATGTTGCAAGGCTCGCCAGACCTCCAACAACGGACCTCTCATCGTTGCCTAAGCATTACAATGCAATCATTGCCATACAATTGCCATGAAGCGTCTCCAACCTAGTTTGAGCAACATTGGTCGGTCCCATAGGCACTGTGGCACCCAGGATGACGCTCATGCATCCCCCAGTGCCTTGATATGGCACTCCCAGCAGTGCTAGGGTTGATAACATGGCACTCCCAGCAGTGCTAGGGTTGATAAcatgacactcccccccccccctgcagtgctTGGGTTGATAACATGGCACTCCCAGCAGTGCTAGGGTTGATAACatggcactccccccccccactgcagtgCTTGGGTTGATAACATGGCACTCCCAGCAGTGCTAGGGTTGATAACATGGCACTCCCAGCAGTGCTAGGGTTGATAACATGGCACTCCCAGCAGTGCTAGGGTTGATAACATGGCACTCCCAGCAGTGCTAGGGTTGATAACATGGCACCCCCCCTGCAGTGCTTGGGTTGATAACATGGCACTCCCAGCAGTGCTAGGGTTGATAACATGGCACTCCCCCCTGCAGTGCTAGGGTTGATAACATGGCACTCCCCCCTGCAGTGCTAGGGTTGATAACATGGCACTCCAGCAGTGCTAGGGTTGATAACATGGCACTCCCAGCAGTGCAAGGGTTGATAACATGGCACTCCCAGCAGTGCTAGGGTTGATAACATGGCACTCCCAGCAGTGCTAGGGTTGATAACATGGCACTCCCCCCCTGCAGTGCTAGGGTTGATAACATGGCACTCCCCCCCCTGCAGTGCTAGGGTTGATAACAtggcaattccccccccccctgcagtgctAGGGTTGGTAAGTTATCAATACGTCTGCTTAAATATTAAGACCTCTAGGGCTTACAAAACATGGAGCTTTAAGGTGTAGCTAGACATTGAAACAAATGAAGCGCgcgcacacatgcacacaaatATTTGACTGAAACTTGTCCGAGCCATACCCATGCTCCCTTAACACTACACCTGGGCTAGGATTTAACAGCATTTATTCATCCATTTGAGAACCTGTACTGCTTTTCTCAATCCTTCTTggatttgtttacatatatttatttatatacaagaaggtatattggggggttaacagagaacttagaaattaagttgattttacattcttgtaaagccactagtacgcatagcatttcggtcaagtccttaaactaacagataatttttagataattcacagtaaaattgacaatGTTTACAGGTGCATTGTAAGAAATTTTgacaaaagcagattagaatgCAGATCCTCTACATCATTAAATGTTTTCTGCATCTTCAGTAGTTCATCCACCTGAAACTCCCATATTTCCCCAGTACTgtcaatacagtacagtagtttattcaTCTTGACATATTCCATTTTATAATCTCATTGGTCCCTTCAAGCCAAGAAAataaacattgagagaaaagaTAAAAAATGTTTGATCATGATGTAAAGAATTTGCTATGGAATATTTTGTTGACATATTTCTCTGTTTCTCAGGAATTGCTGAAAGATGTCGAAGTCTAAGAAGGTCCCTTCCAACTACTTTCATTTGGTCAACCCATTAATCATAATTGTTCACATTGCACTATTTGGCCTCCTCCTGGTAAGTCCTGTTGTCATTTTAGACTACAAATACTATATTAATGAAATTATGCTTTGCTGATGCCCTGAAAAATTTGTATGTTATATTCTCCTGTAGTAGAAAAAAGCAAACATTCCAGGTTGATCTACTTAGCTGTCATGTTTTATGTCTGACAGTTTTATCCAAATGCATATTATCATGTTCATTGAAGTTCAttgatatataaataaaatattggtCTCCACTGTGGTAACAAAATATCTAAACATTTCTTTAGGTTATTAATTCTTGCAATGAATTTGCCTTGTTAAAATGTTGGCACTTTCTGGGGCGAGCCTCTTGTGGCTCCTTGAAATCTAAGGCTGTTAGGGTCAACAGAAGCATGGCAAGGTCTAGTGCTGAAGAAGATTGCCAAGCTTATGAAAGAGAAGTCTGGAAAGATTATGCAGAACTATAGCAATAATGGCAGGACTTTCGACAAGCTGCCAACTTCTTGTTGGGTAAATTTAGGAATGGGTTCCAACAGCCGTGCTCGGTATGATGAGATAACATAGCATCAAATTCCTTGTCTGTTATTTATTCATAGTCCCTAAAGTTTTACTTCTGGCTTGGGGCCAAGCTTGTCTGGTGGTAACTTGATCGAACAAGCTGTTGCTTGTAGCAGCTGATCCAGCTCTTCTTGCAGGAATCAGACGCTGCTTCTTGAAAACATCCACCTTCGTTATGGCAATATTCCTTACATTTGGTGAGCAGAGGGCAGAGATTTTGGCCCTTTGACATTCATAGTGTTCTCCAACTGTGCCTATGGcgcacctgcagtactgtacttacTCTTTCCGAGTCTATTCTGTTTCCTACCTTCTTTCATTCTTGGTAATTTTTTATAATTACACACTTTGTCTATTAAGTAGTTTTATTGTGtgtatttgggacctgacccttcgATATCTTCAATGTACATACCAAGTGAAACATTTCTTGTTGCCCTTCCAGAGAGTGCTTTGACATCTccactaatttaggtgttttaccaTGTCTGAATGACATACATTGTCTGCATTCCTTCTTCGGAAATCTATCCCATCTTGAATTACTTGAGGTATGCCATAGACATGGGAATAAAAATTGACGAGTAAGCCTTAATGTGATGTGTGCAGACCCCATCAAACAACCTCCTACTGCCAACAACAAAACCTATCTAACTGAATAATGATATCTTGAAGCTTAGCCCCATAgaggtttaaatttattagaccAAAATACTTGAACAGCCAAAGCTTTGAATTATTGGAATAGTCTTTCTATTCTCTAGGCGAGCATGGAAATAAGAAGCTTGACGAGAACTGGACACCTTGCAAAAATGAAAAGGAACTGTGACTGGAAAGGCAAAGTGGAGCCAGAAAGGTCATGTGACCTGCATAACATAACTTCACCAACAGCATCTTACTAGGGAAAAAGTAGATTGCCCTCAGATTCCCATTTACCTGTATGGCATGTATAGCAATAAACTGCAGTCCTGAAATGGATACACATGCAGGCAATTTTGGGTTACAAGCTGTCAGCATGCTGAAGATCTTTCATATACAGTAAATTGGAATGATGCTACGTCCAACACTCATTCTTCAGAATGGATGCAACCTGAAAGATCTGCCTGCCAGAATGCTGAAAATATAATATGGACCACACGTATTCCAAGGAATCTGAAGCTAAACCATGACTTAAATAAAGTTTACTTCCAAACCACAATCAGTGGTTTGATcagtgatgaccaaaccactcgcaccagaagatgaggagacgacgacataTTGGTCCATCCCGGAACATTATCAttatcaagacaatcgacttgataatggtccaggatggacctaaACATCGTCTCCTCATTTTTGGTGTGTGGGTTTGGTCGTCAtaccttcagccatgttattgtgacccaTCATCTGCACAGAGGAAGTGATTTGGTTGTGTTATTTCCTGTTCAGGTCATATCTTTGATGCTGATATGGGTCTGAACTAGACATAAGCCAAGCACCTTGGCCCTCATAACGGGGACTGGATAAAGAGGCTCTTAATCTGTACAAGAAACATCTGTGAGCCACTCTTCTAAAACGTCTCTGCCACCCCGTGAGATTGGGTGCCACAGAATTTAATGGTGGTAGCAAGCAAACCCACCAATTCTGCTTGTGATAATGAGCAAACCAACAGAAGAACTTGTTTaccgcagtggtaacacactcatCCTGTGTTTTTCAGGTGATCTGAGATAAATGCCTGGCGAGGATGGATTTTTATGAACGTTAATTAATAACTGTTTGCCCATGTTCAACCAGCAATAACCAGATCTGGTTGTAGGTTGATTGGTGGGTTGTCATCTTAGGAAAACTAGTACCTGTACAGTAAAGCTCAAGattagctatgggaagggaaagctccaaACCTTCTAACAGGAGTAGTGTCCTCGCCATTTTCTCCCTCCTGTCATTTTTTTTCACACAGGTAAACCTGCTCCATTTTTTCAGTTTTCCAGAGAAGCTAGCCTCCTATCTTGAGGCACCGATGTAAGCTTGAGAAGTTTCTGAGCAGCTCTTCAGATATTGAGCATTGAAAGTACCACTTGTTTGTTGatggcacatcaacaaactggaaaaaatgcaaagacatgcaactaaatggctcccagaactgaaggacaagagctatgaggagaggttagaggcattaaatatgccaaaactagaagatagaaggaaagaggtgatgtgatcactacatataaaatagtaacaggattCAATGAACTTTATAGGAAAGAATTCCTAAGatatggaacttcaagaacaagaagacATAGATTTAAACTTGGTAAATAAACCTACCGAAGGAATATAAGGAAATTCACTttggcaaacagtggtagactttTGGAACAAATTAGGTGAGGTGATGGAGGCCAAACCCATCAGTATTTTCAGAGcactatatgacagtgctgggaagatgggacaccacaagtgtagctctcatcctataactacacttgggtaattacttaACATCCGCCAATGCGATCGCGTCGGTTCCAATTGCAAGTGGATGTGCAGTCATTCACTCATTCATTCActatgcaatgccattatgtcaacttcATGACATGACAACTGACAACTTGACAATTCATGACAACTTCATGAGCGTTTTTGGTTATTACTGTAACACACTTGCCTTCAagtgtgttcttttaccagcaaggCCACCACCCCCTCCTTCTCTTCTAGTTTTCCTGTCGCATCTCCGAACTAAGTAGCCACTTGGGAatacgacctcatttaaaatatttttttccaagttttgtctgTTATTGCAATAATATCTGGGATCTTATGCTGAATTATCTCTTAGCTCCAGTATTTTTTATCTCCCTCAATCtgttgttcctgaaaattgtatacacCATGTTCCCTGTCCCTTTGGCCTTTACTCCCCattcctctaatgattttgttgctttgtttttatataCCATTTCACTAGCTTTCCAATCCCTTACTCTAGAAAAAATTCTCATCATTTCTGTTCCCATTTTGAGGTTTCACTTCATTGAGGTTTTTCAGCTTTTCTGTCTTCCTtcaagaggtcttgtcttattgaccaaagtttaccATCAAcactgcaatttcctggcatttctaagcacttccgtCATTTGTTTCACTTCATTAAATGTCACTCTTAAAGTAGGGGGTTCttgtatttttcatattttcttaTCCTAAAATGTTGCATTTTCCTTTCAATTGAGGCCTTCATTAATAATgacttattaataataataataattcagaatAGTTGaattagtgtacagattcctgagcctattgtgctctatatcTACAttgcaactgtgtatggagtctgcctccaccacatcactgcataatgcactccatctgttaactactgacacttaaAAAATTCTTTAACATCCTTGTGGCTCATTAGGGTATCAAGTTTTCACCCGTGTCcttttgttcgtgtaccacctgtgctaaataatttatatttatttaccctgtcaattcctgagaattttatagggggTGAtcctgtctcccctaactcttgtgtCGTCCAGTGTAATGAGATTTAGTTTCAGTAATATTTCATTgtaagctcatacccctcagcttggGGTCTAGcctggtgacatacctctgaaccttttctaactttttgtttgactagatatggattcccatgttggagctgcatactccattattggtctgacatgtgaggtatacaaggttctgaagacaGTTCCTATGTTTACCAGCCATGAGTATGCGGCTGATATCCTTTTGATTTGGgcttcaggggataggtctggTGTAAAATCAACCCCCCAGATCTCTTCTGATTCCTGAAGGATTTCAGGAATAATTCTGGATTTGACGTAGTACATTGTATAAGGCATATGCTTGGTAGTACCTATGGTACagattcgaatcctcctcacgacTCCAAtttattttctcattgatacatcacattgAGATTTCTTTTCGCATTATTAttctataatataatatattattatttattattattaatattattattatattattcctTCATCCGCTTTCTGTAAATACAGTGCGTATCTTTAAAACCAATTGATCCGATCTTGCTATTTCTGAGCAGGAAAGCTCGGAAATAATCAAATAATAAATATGAATAGCTGTTTTCTGAGCAGATATCTTGGTTGTTCGTCACTGTCCTTGCTTTCCTCGAGGATAGTAATCTTTGTCAGGAGTTGTGGGGGAGATTTTGGGCCGGGCAGTCATGTTGTGGGTCTGCTGCTGCTacctgttggtggtcagtggaggTACTTGGGTGACCCAACGGATAGTTAGCGAAAGCATCCATTGACAGTCATTTGGGACGCTGTGGACAATTTGGAAGGGCTTAGAGTTCATATAAATAGATCTTATGGTGGTCATTGTAGGCTGGAATGTTCTCTAGATTTTCCTAGCATTAGTGTGACCTGACATTAATGTGACATTAATGGTATCCTGCAGGATACCTGAAAAGTTGTTGATGCTAGGTCCAGAATGTTGACCTGCTtcactattcatgcccgtgctctaTGGACTCGCTGGTTGCTTGCTTACGGACAACCAAGTGATCTAAAAATAACTTTTCATATTTTCTCATTCTTAATTGTGCTCTCTGCTGAATGTGAAGGATCTGTTCCACCAGGTATAAAGGAAATTTGCCACTTGTTCTTTAAAGAACCATTCAGGTTAATTTTAACAATATAACTACTAGTCAGTTAAAAATGTGTTCTAACAGTAAACTTTTCATGTTTTTAACAGATAACATATTTCAAGCCAGAGTTTTTTGCCACAAATGACTTCGGACCCCTCTCCGAGTATGCCCACTTAGTTGGCACACAGTACAAGTTTTATCTAAAGTTGGGGTAAGTGTAAATAATGTTGAAATGTTGTTACACATTTTCTTTACCACTGCCACAACCACacgagccaccaccaccatgaatcatcactataaccaccacatgaaccactaccacaaccaccacatgaaccaccaccataaccatggtggtggttatggtaatgATACTATGGTAATAATACATATTGATACTCTTaaagatgctagtgctctctagagtggaatactgttgcacaatgacagcccctttcaaagctggaaaaattgctgacctggagagcgtgcagggatcctttactgctagaatccactcagtaaaacatctaaactattgggaccgactaaagagcctgaatctgtattctctagagcgcaagcgggagagatacataataatttacacgtggaaaatagtagaggggctggtccgaaacctgtacacagaaataacatcacacgagaccaggaggcatggcaggatgtacagaataccccattgaaaagcagaggtgcaacaggtactccgagagagaactctatcaacatcagaggcccgagactgttcaacacgcttccactacacataaggggcataactggcccacccttcagtgttcaagagagaactatcaacatcagaggcccaagactgttcaacacgcttccactacacataaggggcataactggccgacccttcagtgttcaagagagattttgataaacacctccaaggatacctgatcaaccaggctgtgattcatacatcgggctgcgagcagccatgtccaacagtctggttgaccagtccaagaGGCCTAGTCAGGGACTGGGCCATGGAGATGTTGAGCCTTGATATCAATGAAAggttaccataaccaccactataCAGTACATCTGTACTTTATTCAGAGTAGACAAAATCCAAAATGGCTGCTGGCAAGAGGGGAAAAAAATAACATGGTGGATTTTGGTGGCCTTAATGAGGACAGTACAGTATTAGTACGAGTGGTTTGTATAACAAGAAGGCAAACTTGGTGTGCAAATACCGAAACCATGCCAGGGTTAGTCCCGACTTGGTTTCAGTGGAAGCATTGGGACACCTAGAGGATTCAGCTGAATCCCTGGTTGGATTACTTTTAGTATTTCATGACCTAGTAATTAtcaaagtgtaattacaggatacgAGAGCTATACTCTTGGTGTCCTGTCTTGCCAGCACTTTGTCATATAAAACACATGAGACAAACAGACCACAGATAACCTTGTCTTATATTTATTCCATTCCTGTATGCTAGAAGTCTTTAAATCCGCTTCCATATCTTCAGTTCACTGTAtagttctttgtcatattttccaATTGTAATGCCTTAATTATTAATACAATTAATGTAaggattttattaaattattattatttcatcaGATTATTGGTTGTTTTGGCTGTGCACATCCTTGAGACACTGTGTGCAGTGTACAAGTGCCAGAAGCTGAGGCTCACAATAAGTGTTACCATTGCCTGGGCTCTGCAAACCCTTTGCTTGGGAATATGTTCGCTGCGGTATCTCCTCTGGCTGCAGAGACCGAGTCCAGCTCCAACACCCAAAACGCCTAAACAAACAAAAGCGAAGGCAAAGAAGCAGAAGTAATTTATAATTTTTTAGAAGTTGACAACTTTTTTTACTGCCTCTTTGTACTCATCTTAAACATTTtgtcaaataaaaataaaacttgACCAAAGTGAATTAGTGATTTTTGTATCCTGTTTTTATTTTGGTAGTGACTTGAACCTTTAATATGACACTATGGTGTCAGGTTTTAGTATTCACAATAATATTAACCCTGTGCTATCCTTTAATATCATAAAATGTAAAttcgtatgcaggcgatgagtcacaataacgtggttaaagtaagttgaccagacacacactaggaggtgaagggacgacgacgtaacgtcgtcatcccttcacctagtgtgtggtctggtcaaaatgtaAATTATTCTTTGAGCTGATCTGGCAAATGGCACAGGGGCTTACCTACAATTTAATTCCAAATAAAAATTGTTGCACCCAAAAGCTTGTACAGTACGTGTATTAGCTGCCATAAACTGTAAATAACATTGGCAAGTGGTATTTTGGCAATGGTAATTATACATAGTagac comes from the Procambarus clarkii isolate CNS0578487 chromosome 58, FALCON_Pclarkii_2.0, whole genome shotgun sequence genome and includes:
- the LOC123767972 gene encoding transmembrane protein 254; translated protein: MSKSKKVPSNYFHLVNPLIIIVHIALFGLLLITYFKPEFFATNDFGPLSEYAHLVGTQYKFYLKLGLLVVLAVHILETLCAVYKCQKLRLTISVTIAWALQTLCLGICSLRYLLWLQRPSPAPTPKTPKQTKAKAKKQK